A DNA window from Luteolibacter luteus contains the following coding sequences:
- a CDS encoding FG-GAP repeat protein: MFSIRSVSPLLAAAGICILPAATPLSLVTREDQRLSVSSLPAEFAAKSFGGRLQVSGDTAVFLGNSTGPRYWEKSVYIYVFQNGSWTFQQCIPGNVVGEYSEFAHSIALSGDTLVVSAPYEPKGELPGAGCLLVYERHNGTWTLQTKLFAEDAAKDDSLGDGVVIDGDTIMSLAHGGLNNWGGNAGSAYFFHRQNGIWTQGAELPTPRSTQDRPSSSPLRLALSGDHAAVGFSFGYYQGKLGAGQVFLFRREGGVWSPDGILASPDGPKDYEFFGSSLAMDGETLLVSAVQGGAAGGEGKAFTYRKLPDGGWEYTGKLDDGTPDYSESMMRFGSTMVVVGDTAVIGGPNASHDLRGLDAGSAFVFRRNQNGSWDRLRRLLPEGTDNSGTGFGSTMALHGRDSLLIVGAEDDGTITYEPWRNNRGVVISLSLITPEGLPLRVLNLADTNHDETLSPLEWDQLFPVDRLTSTVFGTIDWNRSSSVDYLELDLALADPAAPPAYHLWMDYLQASSELDADGDLRLSRDELLSMYPPGKTGAKQADAFLKRLKIPAPITTAQWFRGKGLPTMAQYDAAIVARSQRGELAAQLDTDENGQVSRQEFAALFPVKVAVGKVDAAWRSATGTPKKVVAPAEISIAGFIEAPVLPKVKR; this comes from the coding sequence ATGTTTTCCATCCGCTCCGTCTCCCCTCTCCTCGCCGCTGCCGGGATCTGTATTCTCCCTGCCGCGACGCCGCTTTCCCTGGTGACCCGGGAAGACCAGCGCCTGAGCGTCTCCAGCCTGCCCGCGGAATTCGCGGCGAAGAGCTTCGGCGGACGACTTCAGGTCAGCGGGGATACCGCCGTCTTCCTCGGCAACAGCACCGGGCCGAGGTATTGGGAAAAAAGCGTCTATATCTACGTCTTTCAAAACGGCAGCTGGACCTTCCAGCAGTGCATCCCGGGGAACGTGGTCGGAGAGTATTCCGAATTCGCCCACTCCATCGCCCTCTCCGGAGACACCCTCGTGGTCAGCGCCCCCTACGAGCCGAAGGGCGAGCTCCCGGGTGCCGGCTGCCTCCTCGTCTATGAGCGTCACAACGGGACATGGACCCTCCAGACAAAGCTCTTCGCGGAGGACGCCGCCAAGGATGATTCCCTCGGCGATGGCGTGGTGATCGATGGGGATACGATCATGAGCCTCGCCCACGGCGGCCTCAACAACTGGGGTGGAAATGCGGGCAGCGCCTACTTCTTCCATCGCCAGAATGGTATCTGGACCCAGGGTGCCGAATTGCCGACCCCGCGCAGCACGCAGGACCGGCCGTCCTCGTCTCCGCTCCGCCTGGCACTTTCCGGGGATCACGCCGCGGTTGGCTTTTCCTTCGGTTACTACCAGGGGAAACTCGGTGCCGGGCAAGTCTTCCTCTTCCGCCGCGAGGGTGGCGTCTGGTCGCCGGATGGCATCCTCGCCTCGCCGGACGGCCCGAAGGATTACGAGTTCTTCGGCAGCAGCCTGGCCATGGATGGCGAGACGCTTCTGGTGAGCGCCGTGCAAGGCGGCGCGGCCGGTGGCGAGGGAAAGGCCTTCACCTACCGGAAGCTCCCGGACGGCGGATGGGAATACACGGGAAAACTCGACGATGGCACGCCGGATTACAGCGAGTCGATGATGCGCTTCGGATCTACGATGGTCGTCGTAGGAGACACCGCGGTGATCGGCGGGCCGAATGCCAGCCACGATCTTCGCGGGCTGGATGCCGGCTCGGCCTTTGTCTTCCGCCGCAATCAGAACGGCAGCTGGGATCGCCTCCGCCGCCTGCTCCCGGAGGGGACGGACAATAGCGGCACGGGCTTCGGCTCCACGATGGCTCTCCATGGCCGCGACTCCCTGCTCATCGTCGGCGCGGAAGACGATGGCACCATCACCTACGAACCGTGGCGGAACAATCGCGGCGTGGTCATTTCCCTGAGCCTGATCACGCCCGAGGGCCTGCCGCTCCGCGTGCTGAACCTGGCGGACACGAATCACGACGAGACCCTCTCCCCGCTCGAGTGGGACCAGCTTTTCCCCGTCGATCGCCTTACCTCGACCGTGTTCGGCACGATCGATTGGAATCGCAGCTCCAGTGTGGACTATCTCGAGTTGGACCTCGCCCTGGCCGATCCCGCCGCGCCGCCTGCTTATCATCTCTGGATGGATTACCTCCAGGCATCTTCGGAGCTCGATGCCGATGGCGACCTGCGGCTTAGCCGCGATGAATTGCTTTCCATGTATCCGCCGGGGAAGACCGGAGCGAAGCAGGCCGATGCTTTCCTCAAGCGACTGAAGATCCCGGCACCGATCACCACCGCGCAGTGGTTCCGCGGCAAGGGCCTGCCGACCATGGCACAATATGATGCCGCGATCGTTGCGCGGAGCCAGCGCGGTGAACTCGCGGCGCAGCTGGATACAGATGAGAATGGTCAGGTGAGCCGCCAGGAGTTCGCTGCTCTGTTTCCGGTGAAGGTGGCGGTGGGGAAAGTCGATGCGGCCTGGAGATCCGCCACTGGCACGCCGAAGAAGGTCGTCGCGCCTGCGGAGATTTCGATCGCGGGTTTTATCGAGGCCCCCGTGCTTCCGAAGGTGAAGAGGTAG